One part of the Olleya sp. YS genome encodes these proteins:
- a CDS encoding type 1 periplasmic binding fold superfamily protein — MKTLKQLSLILLTAIVFTACSNDDDAVNPEPVNEEEVITTLTATLTPVGGGTTVTLKTQDLDGDGPNAPVITVSSPLTISTVYNASLVLENETESPAELINEEIETEDDEHQFFYQATNDIATFTYQDFDGNGNPLGLEFTLTTAATAGSGTITITLRHEPVKDASGVSDGDITNAGGETDIQAVFPVTLQ; from the coding sequence ATGAAAACTTTAAAACAATTATCACTTATACTTTTAACAGCAATCGTATTTACAGCATGCTCAAATGACGATGATGCAGTAAACCCAGAACCAGTTAACGAAGAAGAGGTTATTACAACACTAACAGCAACGTTAACACCTGTTGGTGGCGGAACCACTGTAACACTAAAAACACAAGATTTAGATGGTGATGGGCCAAATGCACCAGTTATTACTGTATCATCTCCATTAACCATTAGCACTGTTTATAATGCAAGCTTAGTATTAGAAAATGAAACAGAATCTCCTGCTGAGTTAATTAATGAAGAAATCGAAACAGAAGATGATGAACACCAATTTTTCTATCAAGCAACCAACGACATTGCGACGTTTACCTATCAAGATTTTGATGGTAACGGAAATCCATTAGGTTTAGAATTTACCTTAACCACTGCTGCTACAGCTGGTTCAGGGACTATTACAATTACCTTGCGTCATGAGCCAGTTAAGGATGCATCTGGTGTTAGCGATGGTGATATTACAAATGCAGGAGGAGAAACAGACATACAAGCTGTTTTCCCTGTAACATTACAGTAA
- a CDS encoding GLPGLI family protein has translation MKFSFIKISALFLSLLFTISNTETINSTEDFQGKAYYISKSSMDLGRWGARMSEAQKKQIKARLKNRLEKTYILTFNKEEATFKEEDKIDALSGATDSWGKAFTAGEQYRNIKNKTLIQQQDFYGKVFLVKDSLMTIQWKMSGESKTIGQYNCFKATALIPTSDLNWYNFSWSELRNNESKEDDENTETSIEMTQIEAWYSPQIPVSLGPLEYWGLPGLILEVSDGKTTMLCSKIIMNPGEKEKIEAPKKGKEVIKTEYKEIITNKMIEMRNNRGRRRG, from the coding sequence ATGAAATTCTCTTTTATTAAAATTAGTGCACTATTTCTATCGTTACTATTTACTATTTCAAATACTGAAACTATAAATTCAACCGAAGATTTTCAGGGTAAAGCCTATTATATATCTAAATCTTCCATGGACTTAGGACGTTGGGGAGCACGTATGAGCGAGGCTCAGAAAAAACAAATCAAAGCGCGTTTAAAAAACAGACTAGAAAAAACATATATACTTACTTTTAACAAAGAAGAAGCAACTTTTAAAGAAGAAGATAAAATTGACGCACTATCTGGTGCTACGGACTCTTGGGGAAAAGCATTTACTGCTGGTGAACAATACAGAAACATAAAAAACAAAACACTAATCCAACAACAAGATTTTTACGGGAAAGTCTTTTTAGTAAAAGACTCGTTAATGACTATACAATGGAAAATGAGTGGCGAAAGTAAAACAATAGGACAATATAATTGTTTTAAAGCGACTGCACTAATCCCAACATCAGACTTAAATTGGTATAATTTTTCGTGGAGCGAATTAAGAAACAATGAATCTAAAGAAGACGATGAAAATACTGAAACTAGTATAGAAATGACCCAAATTGAAGCATGGTACTCTCCACAAATACCTGTAAGCTTAGGACCTTTAGAATATTGGGGACTTCCAGGATTAATTTTAGAAGTTAGTGATGGTAAAACCACCATGTTGTGTTCTAAAATAATTATGAATCCAGGCGAAAAAGAAAAAATAGAAGCTCCTAAAAAAGGAAAAGAAGTTATAAAAACAGAATACAAAGAGATTATAACTAATAAGATGATTGAAATGAGAAACAATAGAGGTCGTCGTAGAGGTTAA
- the folE gene encoding GTP cyclohydrolase I FolE, whose product MPYKKFEEYNIKVTDDVTDRYKSIIEDLGEDSNREGLLKTPERAAKAMQFLTQGYAQDAAKILKGAMFAEDYNDMVIVKDIEFYSLCEHHILPFFGKAHIAYIPNGHIVGLSKLPRIVDVFSRRLQVQERLTHQILDCINDTLKPEGVAVVLEASHMCMQMRGVQKQNSVTTTSGFRGAFENIETRTEFLNLINSKLS is encoded by the coding sequence ATGCCATATAAAAAGTTTGAAGAGTATAACATTAAAGTTACAGATGATGTTACAGACCGTTATAAAAGTATTATTGAAGATTTAGGCGAAGATAGTAATCGTGAAGGTTTATTAAAAACTCCAGAACGTGCTGCAAAAGCCATGCAATTTTTAACACAAGGCTATGCACAAGATGCTGCCAAAATACTTAAAGGTGCCATGTTTGCTGAAGATTACAACGATATGGTAATTGTAAAAGATATCGAGTTTTATTCGCTTTGTGAGCATCATATTTTACCATTTTTTGGTAAAGCCCATATTGCATATATTCCAAATGGACACATAGTAGGTTTAAGTAAGTTACCTAGAATTGTCGATGTATTTTCTAGACGTTTACAAGTCCAGGAGCGTTTAACACATCAAATATTAGATTGTATTAATGATACTTTAAAACCAGAAGGTGTAGCTGTCGTTTTAGAGGCTAGTCATATGTGTATGCAAATGCGTGGTGTGCAAAAACAAAACTCGGTAACTACGACCTCTGGATTTAGAGGAGCTTTTGAAAACATAGAAACGCGTACCGAATTTTTAAATCTAATTAACTCTAAATTAAGTTAG
- the msrA gene encoding peptide-methionine (S)-S-oxide reductase MsrA — MENKNLQIATFAGGCFWCTEAVFLRIDGVERVVSGYTGGQIKNPAYREICTGRTGHAEGIQIFFDDDKVSYTELLEIFFATHDPTTLNRQGHDVGTQYRSAIFYNSESQKQQAEAFIRLLEKEKVFDSPIVTEVTELGPFYVAEDDHQSYYDRNREASYCQFVIDPKINKIKTYYGNKLKENTSKDAI; from the coding sequence ATGGAAAATAAAAATTTACAAATTGCTACATTTGCTGGAGGTTGTTTTTGGTGTACCGAAGCAGTGTTTTTAAGAATTGATGGTGTAGAGCGTGTGGTTTCTGGTTACACAGGTGGACAAATTAAAAATCCAGCGTATAGAGAAATTTGCACAGGTAGAACAGGTCATGCAGAAGGTATCCAAATATTTTTTGATGATGATAAAGTGAGTTATACCGAATTGTTAGAAATCTTTTTTGCAACACACGACCCAACAACATTAAACAGACAAGGTCATGACGTTGGTACGCAATATCGATCGGCTATTTTTTATAATTCTGAATCTCAAAAACAACAAGCTGAAGCGTTTATTAGATTATTAGAAAAAGAAAAGGTCTTTGATAGTCCAATCGTTACAGAAGTAACAGAATTAGGTCCTTTTTACGTAGCTGAGGATGACCATCAGTCTTATTATGACAGAAACAGAGAAGCCTCTTATTGTCAATTTGTTATTGATCCAAAAATCAATAAAATAAAGACGTATTACGGTAATAAATTAAAAGAAAACACATCAAAAGATGCCATATAA
- a CDS encoding D-2-hydroxyacid dehydrogenase translates to MKVLANDGVSQSGIDALEAAGFEVNTTTVAQEQLINYINEKNITVLLVRSATTVRKDLIDACPSLKIIGRGGVGMDNIDVEYAREKGLHVINTPAASSQSVAELVFAHLYGGVRFLHDANRAMPLDGDTQFKKLKKNYAKGVELRGKTLGIIGFGRIGQEVAKIGLGVGMKVIAADKFIEKADISVDFFDGQSVKFNIATQPMEDILKQSDFVTLHVPAQKDYVIGKAEFDLMKNGAAIINAARGGVVNEVELVNALESGKLAFAGLDTFQDEPTPAVQLLMNGRISLTPHIGAATNEAQDRIGTELATQIKKLLLDDKN, encoded by the coding sequence ATGAAAGTATTAGCAAACGATGGTGTATCACAAAGCGGAATAGACGCTTTAGAAGCTGCTGGCTTTGAAGTCAACACAACAACAGTTGCCCAAGAACAATTAATTAATTACATAAACGAAAAAAACATTACAGTTTTATTAGTAAGAAGCGCAACAACTGTAAGAAAAGATTTGATAGATGCTTGTCCAAGTTTAAAAATTATTGGACGTGGTGGTGTTGGTATGGATAATATAGATGTTGAATATGCAAGAGAAAAAGGCTTGCATGTTATTAATACTCCTGCAGCTTCATCACAATCTGTTGCAGAGCTTGTTTTTGCACACCTTTATGGTGGAGTAAGATTTTTACACGATGCCAACAGAGCTATGCCTTTAGATGGAGATACACAATTTAAAAAACTAAAGAAAAACTACGCTAAAGGTGTTGAATTAAGAGGAAAAACTCTTGGTATTATTGGCTTTGGACGTATTGGACAAGAAGTAGCTAAAATTGGTTTAGGCGTTGGTATGAAAGTGATAGCTGCTGATAAATTTATTGAAAAAGCAGATATTAGTGTGGACTTTTTTGATGGACAATCAGTAAAGTTTAACATAGCGACTCAGCCAATGGAAGATATCTTAAAACAATCAGATTTTGTCACTTTACACGTACCTGCTCAAAAAGATTATGTTATTGGTAAAGCAGAATTTGATTTAATGAAAAATGGTGCTGCCATTATTAACGCTGCAAGAGGTGGTGTTGTAAACGAAGTAGAACTAGTTAATGCACTAGAGAGCGGAAAATTAGCGTTTGCAGGCTTGGATACATTTCAGGATGAACCAACACCTGCTGTTCAATTATTAATGAATGGTAGAATATCATTAACACCACATATAGGTGCAGCTACAAATGAAGCACAAGACCGAATTGGGACAGAATTAGCAACTCAAATCAAAAAATTGCTTTTGGACGATAAAAACTAA
- a CDS encoding DUF6146 family protein, whose product MKNFILIAIILLIALSCGTNKNTTNMEKPPVQVGDTISISSDKTEYEILIIEPGFNAWLNSIAQPKGYYSQEYLENRNVFYVNEWNSRVNQRRRYNADLYELPIDYSPNIDYGYDVNYQLYNYFIYFQNRYKQNLLGGRVPPN is encoded by the coding sequence ATGAAAAATTTTATTTTAATAGCAATTATATTATTAATAGCATTAAGTTGTGGTACCAATAAAAATACTACAAATATGGAAAAACCACCTGTTCAAGTTGGTGATACCATAAGTATATCAAGCGATAAGACAGAATATGAAATACTTATCATAGAACCAGGTTTTAATGCTTGGTTAAATAGCATTGCACAGCCTAAGGGATATTATTCTCAAGAGTATTTAGAAAATAGAAATGTATTTTATGTCAACGAGTGGAACAGTCGTGTTAATCAAAGAAGACGCTACAACGCAGACTTATACGAATTACCTATTGATTATAGTCCAAATATAGATTATGGTTACGATGTTAATTATCAATTGTATAACTACTTTATTTACTTTCAAAATAGATATAAACAAAATCTTTTAGGTGGACGTGTACCTCCTAATTAA
- a CDS encoding CDP-alcohol phosphatidyltransferase family protein — translation MSKLPKAHKFIDLSDYGRPIAKLIANSLKNTRFTPVHVTLVFILSGLIAVWCIITEQFWAAALFLILKSVLDAADGELARVKNTPSYTGRYLDSVADILLNAIIFTALWHISNASIWMTILAFLGLQLQGTLYNYYYVILRNKFDGDTTSRIFENKMPTALKGEKQKHVNILFKLYKLLYGIFDKAIYVLDPRAAYGKIFPNWFMTAVSTFGLGFQLLLIAVLLVVGLKEYIIPFFTIYSVMIFIFIAIRKGL, via the coding sequence ATGTCAAAATTACCCAAAGCGCATAAATTTATTGATCTTTCAGATTACGGAAGACCTATAGCAAAACTTATAGCCAACAGTTTAAAAAACACGCGCTTCACTCCTGTCCATGTAACTTTAGTCTTTATTTTATCTGGCTTAATAGCAGTATGGTGCATAATTACAGAACAATTTTGGGCTGCAGCACTATTTTTGATTTTAAAATCTGTTTTGGATGCTGCAGATGGCGAATTGGCAAGAGTAAAAAACACACCGTCTTATACTGGACGCTACTTAGACTCGGTTGCAGACATATTACTAAATGCTATAATTTTTACAGCACTTTGGCACATTAGTAACGCATCAATTTGGATGACCATTTTAGCTTTTTTAGGACTTCAGCTTCAAGGGACGTTATACAATTACTATTATGTAATTTTAAGAAATAAATTTGATGGTGATACCACTAGTCGCATTTTTGAAAACAAAATGCCAACAGCGCTTAAGGGAGAGAAACAAAAACACGTCAATATTCTGTTTAAATTATATAAACTACTTTATGGTATTTTTGATAAAGCTATATATGTCCTAGATCCACGTGCTGCTTATGGAAAAATTTTTCCTAATTGGTTTATGACAGCTGTATCTACTTTTGGCTTAGGGTTTCAATTACTACTAATTGCAGTATTGTTAGTCGTTGGACTTAAAGAATATATTATTCCGTTTTTTACAATATACTCTGTAATGATTTTCATCTTTATAGCCATTAGAAAAGGGTTATAA
- a CDS encoding DUF6787 family protein yields MEKFKKRWDIQHNWQLIFPVLGVIGLLYSGFKLAKLFTTNNLIIVLLTIAIAFILLKVTLFLFKKLETKWKVTYKWEMIRIFIVFAVTGSSSLFVGRPLIKWLGITKENLNITLYWILYVIIGLVFYQILLVFFGWLAGQHKFFWEFEKKMLRRFGLGKLVD; encoded by the coding sequence ATGGAAAAATTTAAAAAGCGTTGGGATATCCAACACAATTGGCAACTTATATTCCCTGTTTTAGGAGTTATTGGTTTATTGTATTCTGGATTTAAATTAGCTAAGCTATTTACAACCAACAATCTAATTATTGTTTTATTAACAATTGCTATTGCATTTATACTATTAAAAGTCACTTTATTTTTATTTAAAAAATTAGAAACTAAATGGAAAGTGACTTATAAATGGGAAATGATTCGCATATTTATAGTCTTTGCGGTAACCGGAAGCTCTTCGCTATTTGTAGGAAGACCATTAATTAAATGGTTAGGAATTACTAAAGAAAACTTAAATATTACGCTTTATTGGATTTTATATGTTATTATTGGATTAGTTTTTTACCAGATACTATTAGTCTTTTTTGGTTGGCTTGCGGGACAACATAAATTCTTTTGGGAATTTGAAAAAAAAATGCTTCGTAGATTTGGTTTGGGAAAATTAGTAGATTAA
- a CDS encoding serine hydrolase, with product MKQISLLFLLPILFISCKDKNRQTAETKLQPTTELNKKIDEYFSALSNIGKFNGVIYALKDDIEIIHKAYNLNTNERSTTYVNIESQFDIHSVSKLMAHYLIEKFELEGKLKKSDSITKFIPDFPKGDKINLEMLLNHTSGLPRGFENIEGDAIKLAPDEIIEYAKKQNLLFEPGTDKQYSNVAYEIIYLLIEDISNKTFAQCLSDEVFQPLGMNRSGAHFYLKNKNLKNLAKNHEKDDSEIVRVDNILPDELKTARIFSTASDLNKFLNYIKTEPYASLLKNKQSIIEKSGGSDGIRVEIYTNLEHNYNFIFLANYEEVPFQKTVEDFANILENKPYELPKELNRQSIELSNEILNEYVGVYSFADMGNLELTFKIENNNLVVFQDGEQIATLKAESKNTFFDDPKDPESFEFIDNIDGSFSVLMGWKGVKLKGIKK from the coding sequence ATGAAACAAATTTCATTATTATTTCTATTACCTATCCTTTTCATTTCCTGTAAGGATAAAAACAGACAAACAGCAGAAACCAAACTACAGCCAACTACTGAATTAAATAAGAAAATAGATGAATACTTTTCCGCTCTTTCAAATATTGGAAAATTCAATGGAGTTATTTATGCCTTAAAGGATGATATCGAAATCATTCATAAAGCTTACAACTTAAATACGAATGAAAGAAGTACAACTTATGTGAACATAGAAAGTCAATTTGATATTCATTCCGTTTCCAAATTAATGGCTCATTACTTGATTGAAAAATTTGAACTTGAAGGAAAACTTAAAAAAAGTGATTCAATCACGAAGTTCATTCCAGATTTTCCAAAGGGCGACAAAATAAACTTAGAAATGTTGCTCAACCACACATCAGGACTTCCAAGAGGGTTTGAAAATATAGAAGGAGATGCAATCAAATTAGCACCTGATGAAATAATTGAGTATGCAAAAAAACAAAATTTACTTTTCGAGCCTGGAACAGATAAACAATATTCAAATGTTGCGTACGAAATCATCTATTTGCTTATTGAAGACATTTCAAATAAGACATTTGCTCAATGTCTATCTGATGAAGTATTCCAACCATTAGGTATGAATAGATCAGGAGCACATTTTTATCTAAAAAATAAAAATCTAAAAAACTTAGCTAAAAATCACGAAAAAGACGATTCAGAAATTGTTAGAGTGGACAATATATTACCTGATGAACTAAAAACAGCAAGAATATTTTCAACTGCTTCAGACTTAAACAAGTTTTTGAATTATATAAAAACCGAACCCTATGCATCACTATTAAAAAATAAACAGAGTATAATAGAGAAAAGCGGAGGTTCTGACGGTATAAGAGTCGAAATCTACACTAACCTTGAGCATAATTACAATTTCATCTTTTTAGCAAACTATGAAGAAGTTCCATTTCAAAAAACGGTAGAAGACTTTGCAAATATTTTAGAGAACAAACCTTATGAACTACCTAAAGAACTGAATAGACAATCTATCGAATTATCTAATGAAATACTAAATGAATATGTTGGAGTTTATTCATTCGCTGATATGGGAAATTTAGAATTGACCTTTAAAATAGAAAACAATAATTTGGTTGTTTTTCAAGATGGAGAGCAAATAGCTACATTAAAAGCTGAATCAAAAAACACTTTTTTTGACGACCCGAAGGATCCAGAATCGTTTGAATTTATTGACAATATAGATGGTAGCTTCAGCGTGTTAATGGGTTGGAAAGGTGTAAAATTAAAAGGGATAAAGAAATAA
- a CDS encoding DUF937 domain-containing protein yields MAGILDLLNSDLGKTIISGVSGSTGTDQDRTGSVLTMALPVLMKAMERNASTPEGAEGLLGAIKGKHDGSILDNLGDLFGGGVNEEVVNDGDKILGHVLGGKREGVQQVIGQKSGLDAGSVGNILKVAAPILMGVLGKQANQNNVSSTNDLGGLLGGLLGGNQTKNEQSFLEKILDADGDGSVIDDVAGMVLGGSKKKGGLAGLLGGLFGKR; encoded by the coding sequence ATGGCAGGAATATTAGATTTACTAAACTCTGATTTAGGAAAAACAATTATTAGTGGTGTTTCAGGATCTACTGGAACAGACCAAGACAGAACTGGAAGTGTATTAACTATGGCGTTACCAGTTTTAATGAAAGCTATGGAGCGTAACGCTTCAACACCAGAAGGTGCAGAAGGACTTTTAGGAGCTATTAAAGGTAAACACGATGGTAGTATTTTAGATAATTTAGGCGACCTATTTGGTGGAGGCGTAAATGAAGAAGTGGTTAATGATGGTGATAAAATCTTAGGACATGTCTTAGGCGGTAAAAGAGAAGGTGTACAACAAGTAATTGGTCAAAAATCTGGTTTAGATGCAGGATCTGTTGGAAACATTTTAAAAGTCGCTGCTCCTATTTTAATGGGTGTTTTAGGTAAACAAGCCAACCAAAACAATGTAAGCTCTACTAATGATTTAGGTGGATTACTTGGAGGTTTATTAGGTGGAAACCAAACTAAAAATGAACAAAGCTTCTTAGAAAAAATATTAGACGCAGATGGAGACGGAAGCGTTATTGATGATGTAGCTGGAATGGTACTTGGAGGATCAAAGAAAAAAGGAGGTCTAGCTGGATTATTAGGAGGTCTTTTTGGAAAGAGATAA
- a CDS encoding TonB-dependent receptor, translating to MKYYIMVLCCCVFSWSQGQDCNSTLSGEVLDFHDGTPIINAVIFIENLNTYTTTDVNGTFSINDLCNNQIVIEVSHLACETKSLDVNIDGDTFLKINLEHHIEELNEVNVKGASGAKLTKTSQETLLKSEAIERYSSLSLGDAIKQISGVSSINTGNTIVKPVINGLHSSRIIVMTNGVRLQDQEWGIEHAPNVDLNTAGSISVIKGANALAYGGDAIGGVIVLKPSKISLKDSLYGKTIISGQTNGRGYNLNTSLTKTYKKGWYIGAQASTKRFGDFETPDYILTNTGLESKGFSINGGFKTFEKGFNVYYSYLDNNIGILRASHIGNIEDLVNAINNQQPLVIDDFSYDINAPKQEVTHQVLKTEFYKRFKSFGQLDVQYDYQNNQRFEYDIRVGDDRDKPAVDLTLKTHTLKTSLKLDAKDNIIYKFGVNAGYQNNFANPSTGVRRLIPDYDRYDLGVFAISDLRINNNINLDFGMRYDFVQIDAKKFYITSRWNERGYNSDFSDIIIDEVGTQLLTNPVFNYHNLSASVGISYQLNEFSSFMFNYGLSNRAPNPSELFSDGLHHSAARIELGDLRLEQETSNRVSGTYNYSNKAITLNIEAFYNHINDYIFIEPTGTEQTIRGAFPVWSYNQTNAALFGLDISANYNFNDQWNLNNKSAFIKGRDVSQNQALIDMPSFKTVNSIGYSNKKWLDFNAELQSELVLRQNDYPNNNFEVFIPTTQEMVLVDVSTPPPTYHLLHLQGDVTLDLSKNTNLNIGLNMTNIFNTNYRENLNRLRYFADDLGRNIMLQLKLNY from the coding sequence ATGAAATATTATATAATGGTCTTGTGCTGCTGTGTTTTCAGTTGGTCACAAGGTCAAGATTGCAATTCTACACTATCTGGAGAAGTGCTTGATTTTCATGATGGTACACCAATTATAAATGCTGTTATCTTCATAGAAAATCTTAATACATATACAACTACTGATGTTAATGGAACGTTTTCCATTAATGATCTATGCAATAATCAAATCGTGATTGAAGTGTCCCATTTGGCATGCGAAACCAAGAGTTTAGATGTTAATATTGATGGTGATACTTTTTTAAAAATTAATTTAGAACATCATATTGAAGAATTAAATGAAGTTAATGTCAAAGGTGCTTCTGGTGCTAAATTAACTAAAACATCTCAAGAAACGCTTCTAAAATCTGAAGCTATAGAACGCTACAGTTCACTTAGCTTAGGTGATGCTATTAAACAGATTAGTGGTGTGTCATCAATTAATACAGGTAATACCATAGTAAAACCTGTTATTAATGGCTTGCATAGTAGTAGGATTATTGTAATGACAAATGGTGTAAGACTTCAAGACCAAGAATGGGGAATTGAACATGCACCAAATGTAGATTTAAATACAGCAGGAAGTATTAGTGTTATTAAAGGCGCAAACGCTTTAGCTTATGGTGGAGATGCAATAGGTGGTGTTATTGTATTAAAACCATCTAAAATTAGTTTAAAAGATTCGCTTTACGGAAAAACTATAATTAGTGGTCAAACCAATGGTAGAGGTTATAATTTAAATACGTCACTAACCAAAACTTATAAAAAAGGTTGGTATATAGGTGCTCAAGCATCTACCAAACGTTTTGGAGATTTTGAAACACCAGATTATATATTAACCAATACAGGATTAGAGTCCAAAGGATTTTCAATTAATGGTGGTTTTAAAACCTTTGAAAAAGGATTTAATGTTTACTACAGTTATTTAGATAATAATATCGGCATTTTAAGAGCCTCTCATATTGGAAATATCGAAGATTTAGTGAATGCGATAAATAATCAACAACCATTGGTTATTGATGATTTTAGTTACGACATAAATGCACCAAAACAAGAAGTAACACATCAAGTTTTAAAAACAGAATTTTATAAACGCTTTAAAAGTTTTGGTCAATTAGACGTACAATACGATTATCAGAATAATCAACGTTTTGAGTATGATATACGTGTAGGAGACGATAGAGACAAGCCTGCTGTAGATTTAACCTTAAAAACACATACCTTAAAAACGAGTTTAAAATTAGATGCTAAAGACAATATTATATACAAATTTGGTGTCAATGCTGGTTATCAAAATAACTTTGCTAACCCAAGTACTGGTGTTAGACGTTTAATTCCAGATTATGATAGGTATGACTTAGGCGTATTTGCTATTTCTGATTTAAGAATAAACAACAATATCAATTTAGACTTTGGTATGCGTTATGATTTTGTGCAAATAGATGCCAAAAAATTCTACATAACTAGTCGTTGGAATGAACGTGGATATAATTCTGATTTTTCAGATATTATTATTGATGAAGTAGGCACACAATTACTTACAAATCCGGTTTTTAATTATCATAATCTATCTGCTTCTGTAGGTATATCTTATCAACTTAATGAGTTTAGCAGCTTTATGTTTAATTATGGTTTATCAAACAGAGCGCCTAACCCATCCGAATTATTTAGTGATGGTTTACATCACTCGGCAGCTAGGATAGAATTAGGTGATTTACGTTTAGAGCAAGAAACATCCAATCGTGTTTCTGGAACTTATAATTACAGCAACAAGGCAATTACATTAAATATTGAAGCCTTTTACAATCATATCAACGATTATATTTTTATAGAACCTACAGGAACAGAACAAACCATACGTGGTGCTTTTCCTGTATGGAGTTATAATCAAACCAATGCTGCACTATTTGGACTTGATATTTCTGCTAATTATAACTTTAATGACCAGTGGAATTTAAACAATAAGTCCGCTTTTATTAAAGGTAGAGATGTTAGTCAAAATCAAGCGTTAATAGATATGCCTTCATTTAAAACTGTAAATAGCATTGGGTACTCTAATAAAAAATGGTTAGACTTTAATGCAGAATTGCAAAGCGAGTTGGTTTTACGTCAAAACGATTATCCAAATAATAATTTTGAAGTCTTTATACCAACAACCCAAGAGATGGTATTGGTAGACGTTAGTACGCCTCCTCCAACCTATCACTTATTACATTTACAAGGTGATGTCACATTAGATTTATCTAAAAACACCAACTTAAATATTGGCCTGAATATGACTAATATTTTTAATACAAATTACCGAGAAAACCTGAATAGATTAAGATATTTTGCTGATGATCTAGGAAGAAATATCATGTTACAATTAAAATTAAATTATTAA